A section of the Saccopteryx leptura isolate mSacLep1 chromosome 4, mSacLep1_pri_phased_curated, whole genome shotgun sequence genome encodes:
- the LOC136404442 gene encoding programmed cell death protein 5, whose amino-acid sequence MAEEELEALRKQRLAELQAKHGDPGDAAQQEAKHREAEMRNSILAQVLDQSARARLSNLALVKPEKTKAVENYLIQMARYGQLSGKVTEQGLIEILEKVSQQTEKKTTVKFNRRKVMDSDEDDDY is encoded by the coding sequence ATGgcggaggaggagctggaggctcTGCGGAAGCAGAGGCTGGCGGAGCTGCAGGCGAAGCACGGGGATCCTGGTGACGCAGCACAACAGGAAGCAAAGCACAGAGAAGCAGAAATGAGAAACAGTATCTTAGCCCAAGTTCTGGATCAGTCAGCCCGAGCCCGGTTAAGTAATTTAGCACTTGTAAAGCCGGAGAAAACTAAAGCAGTAGAGAATTACCTTATACAGATGGCAAGATATGGACAACTAAGTGGGAAGGTAACAGAACAAGGTTTAATAGAAATCCTTGAAAAAGTAAgccaacaaacagaaaagaaaaccacagttAAATTTAACAGAAGGAAAGTAATGGACtctgatgaagatgatgattatTGA